The genomic interval GTACAAGAGGCTGCGGAGATAATGCGATGTCGATTCGAATCAAAGCGATGCTCGTTAACTCCCATCACAACCGTAAGGTCGGCTCCCTTGCAAGGAGCAGTAATCAGTACCATCTCGGCACCTGCCGCAATATGTTTTGATGCACCTTCACGATCAGTAAACTTACCCGTCGCATCAATTGCCAGCGTTACGCCAAGCTCCTTCCAAGGAAGCCGCGACGGATCTTTTTCCGTCAAATATTTAATTTTATTATTATTAATCAGGAGATCTCCATCTTGTACAGATACATCTACATCCCAGATGCCATGTACGGTGTCATATTTTAATAAATGTGCAATGGTCTCAACAGGATAGGTTGAGTTGACCGCTTTAACCCTCAGTCCTTTCATTTTTCTGGAAAAAGCTCTGCGTATAAGTAATCTGCCAATTCTACCCGTGCCGCTAATGCCTACTCCAACCTCCATTACCATTACCCCCTGTTGTGATTTGAATCTATATAATACATAACATATAAATAATTAGTACGCAATATATAATTATTTAAGACACATAAATCGCATATTATTTACTTAGTTTTTATATATGCGTCATATACTGGAGTGAGTATGAATGTTAAGACGATTTGCGCCAGCCACTTGATCGACTCGTTTTGTTGATTGTACACCATTTTGAATAATATTGACACCATGTCATAATTATAATATAGTTATCTAAACAATAATAGAATTTACTCAAGAAGAGGTGACATAATTGAAAGCGATTACGCAGGATTATTCGTTAGAGTACGCCAAACAATTAGATCATATGGATAAGCTGGCACATTTGCGCGAAGAGTTTTATGTACCTGACGGCATGATTTATTTAGACGGAAATTCGCTTGGCCTCATTTCCAAACGCGCTGAACGAACGATGCTTGAGATGCTTGAGTCATGGAAAACACAAACGATCGATGGTTGGACCCAGGGCGAGCGCCCATGGTTTTTCTTGCCTGAATCCCTTTCCAAGCAGATGGCTGCCCTTGTCGGGGCAGATGCGGAGGAAGTAATTATTACAGGTTCTACATCGACGAATATTCATCAGCTTGTGTCGACCTTCTACCAACCATCAGGCAATCGCACGAAAATAATGGCAACTGATCTCGATTTTCCGACCGACATTTATGCTCTTCAAAGCCAGCTTCGCCTAAAGGGGTATGATCCCGAGACACATCTGATTCGTGTAGCCAGCCGTGATGGCCGAATGATTGAAGAAGAGGATATTATCGCAGCAATGTCCGATGAGATCTCTGTTATACTGCTTCCTACCGTTCTATATAGAAGCGGACAATTACTAGATATTAAACGTCTAACAGCAGAAGCACATGCTCGTGGTATTATAATTGGGTTTGATGGCTGTCATTCGGTAGGCTCTATTCCTCATTATTTCAGTGATTGGGACGTGGATTTTGCGCTGTGGTGCAATTATAAATATTTGAATGGCGGACCGGGCGGCGTTGCCTCTCTTTATGTGAACAAGAAGCATTTTGGCCGTGTTCCTGGTTTAACGGGTTGGTACAGCTCTAATAAAAGCAAGCAATTCGATATGGAGCACAATTTAACAGTCGAGCACACTGCAGGCGCTTATCAAATCGGAACGCCGCATATATTCAGCATCGCACCGCTCATTGGAGCATTGGAAATTTTTGAAATGACTTCGATCGAACAAATTCGCGAGAAGTCACTGCATATATCACGCTACATGGTTGAGTTAATTAATCATGAGCTGCCGGGTCTTGGTTATGTGCTTGCAAATCCACAAGAGGATGACCGCCGCGGCGGCCATATCAGCTTGGAGCACGATGAGGCGATTCGAATATGCAAAGCTCTTAAGCAAAATCATGTCATCCCCGACTACCGTTCTCCGAACGTCGTGCGCCTTGCACCTGTTGCTCTCTACACGACCTATGCAGACGTTTGGCAAACCGTACAAATTCTCAAGAATATCATCGTAGAGAAGCAGTACGAAGCATTTGATGCCAAGCGCGGCGTTGTTGCCTAGTTGACTAGTTGACTAACCGAATAACAAATGTAACGCAGCCCCCTCTCCACAAATAGTGGAACGGGGGCTTTTGAAGCGGTACGGTAGACATTATTACGGAGTTTATTAATAGTATGGAATGAGTTTCAATCACCGTATAAAAACGCATCTGCTCAGCCAACTCACCCATCCCCAAACGCATTCTAACGAACTCCACAGGTGCTATTTGATCAAATTAGGCTTGTTTTAAATTCTAACGAACCACACACTCGCTATCTACCTAAGTTACCTCGCATTTGGACATCATTTTGAGCAATAGCGCTTCTGGAGTTCGTTAGCGTTCAGAAAACACAATTTCCTGCCAAATAGCGTCTACTGAGTTCGTTAGGATTGGTAGACTACCCTCGCACCCTAGCCCCTACCTCATCACATTCTAACGAACTCCACAGGCGCTATTTGATCAAATTAGGCTTGTTTTATTTTCTAACGAACCCCACGCTCGCTATTTACCTAAGTTACCTCGCATATGGACATCATTTTGAGCAATAACGCCACTGGGGTTCGTTAGCGTTCAGAAAACACAATTTCCTGCCCAATAGCGTCTACTGGGTTCGTTAGGAATTGGAAGACTACGCTCGCAACCTAGCCCCTACCTAGACACATTCTAACGAACTCAACAGGCGCTATTTGATCAAATTAGGCTTGTTTTATTTTCTAACAAACCCCACACTCACTATCTACCTAAGTTACCTCACATTTAAACATCATTTTGAGCAATAACGCCTCTGGGGTTCGTTAGCGTTCAGAAAACACAATTTTCTGCCCAATAACGTCTACTGAGTTCGTTAGGAATTAGTAGACTAAGCTCGCAACCCAGCCCCTACCTCGATACATCCTAACGAACTCCACAGGCCCTAT from Paenibacillus sp. FSL K6-3182 carries:
- the kynU gene encoding kynureninase, with translation MKAITQDYSLEYAKQLDHMDKLAHLREEFYVPDGMIYLDGNSLGLISKRAERTMLEMLESWKTQTIDGWTQGERPWFFLPESLSKQMAALVGADAEEVIITGSTSTNIHQLVSTFYQPSGNRTKIMATDLDFPTDIYALQSQLRLKGYDPETHLIRVASRDGRMIEEEDIIAAMSDEISVILLPTVLYRSGQLLDIKRLTAEAHARGIIIGFDGCHSVGSIPHYFSDWDVDFALWCNYKYLNGGPGGVASLYVNKKHFGRVPGLTGWYSSNKSKQFDMEHNLTVEHTAGAYQIGTPHIFSIAPLIGALEIFEMTSIEQIREKSLHISRYMVELINHELPGLGYVLANPQEDDRRGGHISLEHDEAIRICKALKQNHVIPDYRSPNVVRLAPVALYTTYADVWQTVQILKNIIVEKQYEAFDAKRGVVA